In one window of Streptomyces griseus subsp. griseus DNA:
- a CDS encoding ATP-binding cassette domain-containing protein, with amino-acid sequence MESPHGAALGAEDFGLKGPRGWVFRHVGFSAPPGSLVAVEGPSGSGRTCLLLALTGRMRATEGGAEVGGLALPRKAAAVRRIAALGPVPGVSELDPAFTVAEHLRERALLQGRYGSSLRTLLRPRAERRATARARIDAALEAAGLDPATLPKAERTSVRDLERLEALRLSVALAMIGTPRLLALDDADLKLSPAERAEAWGTLRAIADSGTTVLAVCSEAPEDAQVVRTTPAADEAPTAPTTEEETADAFAETGRA; translated from the coding sequence GTGGAGAGCCCGCACGGCGCCGCGCTCGGCGCCGAGGACTTCGGACTCAAGGGGCCGCGCGGCTGGGTCTTCCGCCACGTGGGGTTCAGCGCTCCGCCGGGGTCGCTCGTCGCGGTCGAGGGGCCGTCCGGCTCCGGACGCACCTGCCTTCTGCTCGCCCTGACCGGTCGCATGCGCGCCACCGAGGGCGGCGCGGAGGTGGGCGGCCTCGCGCTGCCCCGCAAGGCGGCCGCCGTCCGCCGGATCGCGGCCCTGGGCCCGGTGCCCGGCGTCAGCGAGCTGGACCCCGCCTTCACCGTCGCCGAGCACCTGCGCGAACGGGCCCTGCTCCAGGGCCGCTACGGGTCCTCCCTGCGCACCCTGCTGCGCCCGCGCGCCGAGCGCCGGGCCACCGCCCGGGCCCGGATCGACGCGGCGCTGGAGGCCGCGGGGCTGGACCCCGCGACCCTGCCCAAGGCCGAACGGACCTCCGTACGGGATCTGGAGCGGCTCGAAGCGCTGCGGCTCTCCGTCGCCCTGGCGATGATCGGCACCCCGCGGCTGCTGGCCCTGGACGACGCCGACCTCAAGCTCTCCCCCGCCGAACGCGCCGAGGCCTGGGGGACGCTGCGCGCGATCGCCGACTCGGGCACCACCGTGCTCGCCGTGTGCAGCGAGGCCCCCGAGGACGCCCAGGTCGTCCGCACCACGCCCGCCGCCGACGAGGCCCCGACCGCACCCACCACCGAAGAGGAGACGGCCGATGCGTTCGCCGAAACTGGCCGCGCTTGA
- a CDS encoding SAV_6107 family HEPN domain-containing protein — translation MASSSAAAAPRRRAGSPAPSLTGPADDVHPVLRRTTAPPAALDLLAKARTGLDEAAVLHEPNERYATAHLAALRTAAAVLAARGRPETNKRDRDRIRSVWEVLPETAPELTDWSDLFASGAPRRARAEAGMPGAADDRDADDLLRDAAQFLRLVERLLVLQPVLPQPRTERPATG, via the coding sequence ATGGCCAGCTCGTCCGCAGCCGCCGCCCCGCGGCGCCGCGCAGGCAGCCCTGCCCCCTCACTGACCGGTCCCGCCGACGATGTGCACCCCGTGCTGCGCCGCACCACGGCACCGCCCGCCGCCCTCGACCTGCTCGCCAAGGCCCGCACCGGCCTGGACGAGGCCGCCGTGCTCCACGAACCGAACGAGCGCTACGCCACCGCCCACCTCGCGGCCCTGCGCACGGCGGCCGCCGTGCTGGCCGCCCGTGGCCGCCCCGAGACGAACAAGCGCGACCGCGACCGCATCCGGAGCGTCTGGGAAGTCCTCCCGGAGACCGCCCCGGAGCTGACCGACTGGAGCGACCTCTTCGCCTCCGGGGCGCCCCGGAGGGCCCGTGCGGAGGCCGGCATGCCCGGCGCCGCCGACGACCGGGACGCGGACGACCTGCTGCGCGACGCCGCCCAGTTCCTGCGCCTGGTGGAGCGGCTGCTGGTCCTCCAGCCGGTGCTCCCGCAGCCGAGGACGGAGAGGCCGGCCACGGGGTGA
- a CDS encoding DUF3040 domain-containing protein: protein MPLSEHEQRMLEQMERALYAEDPKFATALEGSGLRTYTRRRVYQAVAGFLVGIALLMAGMVAQQIWISVVGFLVMLGCAVLAVTGWRKAPKPGEQQQAAADSGDSGSRRRPRQRRSMMNRIEQRWQRRRDEQGQ, encoded by the coding sequence GTGCCGCTCTCGGAGCACGAGCAGCGCATGCTCGAGCAGATGGAGCGAGCGCTGTACGCCGAAGATCCCAAGTTCGCGACAGCGCTTGAGGGAAGCGGGCTGCGTACGTACACCCGACGAAGGGTCTACCAGGCGGTCGCTGGCTTCCTGGTGGGTATCGCGCTCCTCATGGCCGGAATGGTCGCCCAGCAGATCTGGATCAGCGTGGTGGGGTTCCTCGTCATGCTCGGCTGTGCCGTGCTCGCGGTCACCGGATGGCGCAAGGCGCCCAAGCCCGGTGAGCAACAGCAGGCCGCCGCGGACAGCGGGGACAGCGGCTCGCGCCGCCGACCGAGACAACGCCGGTCGATGATGAACCGCATCGAGCAACGGTGGCAGCGCCGCCGCGACGAACAGGGCCAGTAG
- a CDS encoding class I SAM-dependent methyltransferase — MSDQLRPRASLRTAVVWEVLKDALDRQVKAAGRDALDVLDTGGGTGNFAVPAARLGHRVTVVDPSPNALFALERRAAEAGVADRVRGVQGDILGLFDVVERGGFDAVLCHGVLEYVDDPAEGVRNAVAALRPSGALSLLAAGLGGAVLARALAGHFTEARQALADPAGRWGEGDPVPRRFTAEQLTELVSGAGLEVGAVHGVRVFADLVPGVLVDTEPGAVDALLKLEAAVAELPAFHSVATQLHVLGEKRP; from the coding sequence GTGTCGGACCAGCTGCGCCCCCGCGCCTCCCTCCGTACCGCCGTGGTCTGGGAGGTCCTGAAGGACGCTCTGGACCGTCAGGTCAAGGCGGCCGGCCGGGACGCCCTGGACGTTCTGGACACGGGCGGCGGCACCGGCAACTTCGCGGTCCCCGCCGCCCGACTCGGCCACCGCGTCACCGTGGTCGACCCCAGCCCCAACGCGCTCTTCGCGCTGGAGCGCCGCGCCGCCGAGGCCGGGGTCGCCGACCGGGTGCGGGGCGTCCAGGGCGACATCCTCGGCCTGTTCGACGTCGTGGAGCGCGGCGGCTTCGACGCGGTGCTCTGCCACGGCGTCCTGGAGTACGTCGACGACCCGGCCGAGGGCGTACGGAACGCGGTGGCGGCCCTGCGCCCCTCCGGCGCCCTCAGCCTGCTCGCCGCGGGCCTGGGCGGGGCCGTCCTGGCCCGTGCGCTGGCCGGCCACTTCACCGAGGCCCGGCAGGCGCTCGCCGACCCGGCGGGCCGCTGGGGCGAGGGCGACCCGGTGCCCCGCCGCTTCACCGCCGAGCAGCTCACCGAGCTGGTCTCCGGCGCGGGCCTGGAGGTCGGCGCCGTGCACGGCGTGCGGGTCTTCGCCGACCTCGTACCGGGCGTTCTGGTGGACACCGAGCCGGGCGCCGTGGACGCGCTCCTCAAGCTCGAAGCGGCCGTGGCCGAGCTGCCCGCCTTCCACTCCGTCGCGACCCAGCTGCACGTTCTCGGCGAGAAGCGCCCCTGA